A single Micromonospora luteifusca DNA region contains:
- a CDS encoding MarR family winged helix-turn-helix transcriptional regulator, whose amino-acid sequence MTHDAVDAIITQWRDERPDLDDLLPMEVFGRVYRVAAAIGDRMERAYQRLGIGRGEFDVLATLRRSGEPFNLSPKQLSDTLMLTTGGMTGRLDKLERAGFITRTSDPSDRRSLRAQLTPAGRDLVDEAVTAGLAVQREALATIDPTDARRLADLLRDLAGAVDR is encoded by the coding sequence ATGACCCACGATGCCGTCGACGCGATCATCACCCAGTGGCGCGACGAGCGCCCGGATCTCGACGATCTGCTGCCCATGGAGGTCTTCGGCCGCGTCTACCGCGTCGCCGCCGCCATCGGCGACCGGATGGAGCGGGCGTACCAGCGCCTCGGCATCGGACGCGGCGAGTTCGACGTGCTGGCCACGCTGCGCCGCAGCGGTGAGCCGTTCAACCTCTCCCCCAAGCAACTCTCCGACACCCTCATGCTCACCACGGGCGGCATGACCGGGCGACTCGACAAGCTGGAGAGAGCGGGGTTCATCACGCGCACCTCCGATCCCAGCGACCGCCGCTCGCTTCGCGCGCAGCTCACCCCGGCCGGCCGTGACCTGGTCGACGAGGCGGTCACCGCGGGGCTAGCGGTGCAACGCGAGGCGCTCGCAACGATCGACCCCACCGACGCCCGCCGCCTGGCCGACCTGCTGCGCGACCTCGCCGGCGCGGTCGATCGTTGA